TAGTAAAGGATAACAAACTGAATAAGCTGGAGAAAAAACGTATTTACGTTACATAGCACATGAAAAGAATCAGGGAGGCTGTCGCCTCCCTGTGGGAATAGGCGCTACGTTACAACACCGTCAAATGATGCAGTCATTTACTCTTTGTTTGCCAGCGCCAAAGACAGCGCGGGTGTGCTCATCGACATCGGCGCATAAGACCCAGCGTTGCTACTGCCGTATGACTGTATTTTAAATGCACTCACCGCTTCCGCCAAAACGGAAGCCTGTGCTTGCAGAGACAGCGCCGCAGAGGCTGATTCTTCAACCAGGGCCGCATTCTGCTGGGTCGTGGTATCAATCTGTCCAATCGCCAGATTCATCTGGTTAATCCCGTCACTCTGTTCACGGCTGGCCTGAGAAATCTCGCTGATAATGCCGTGTACGTCCTTCACGTGGGCCGTTAATCCACCCATCGTTTCTTCAGCGGTATCAACCAGTTCCATCCCTTCACGAATTTTACTTACGGAGTCGTCGATCAAATCCTTGATCTCCCGCGCGGCGGTCGCACTGCGCTGTGCCAGAGAACGCACTTCTCCCGCCACCACCGCAAAACCACGCCCTTGTTCACCCGCACGCGCGGCTTCAACCGCGGCGTTCAGCGCCAGAATATTGGTCTGGAAAGCGATACCGTCGATCACACCGATGATTTCAGCCATACGCTGGGATGAATCACGAATGCCGCGCATTTTTTGCGTCACGGAAAGCATGACATCACCGCTTTGTTTCGCCGCACCGGTCGCCTTATTGGCAATCTCCGTCGCCTGTTGGGTGTTTTCCGCGGTGTTTTTAATGGTGGATGCTAATTGCTCCATTGAGGCAGCGGTTTCTTCCAGCGAGCTGGCCTGCTCTTCAGTACGCGATGACAGATCCTGATTCCCTGCTGTGATTTGTGACGCCGCCGTCGAGATCGTTTCCGCGCCATCACGCACCTGGCCGACAATCGTGCTCAGGCTGGTGTTCATGCGATCCAACGATTGCAGCAGCAATCCGGTTTCATCCTTGCTGGTCACCGTGATGCGTGAAGTCAGATCGCCCTGCGCCACTCTGTCTGCCACTTGCAAAGCCTGCTCTATTGGACGGGTTACACTGCGCGTGATCGCCCAGGCAATCAGCGCCCCAAATACGGCACCCAGTGCTAAAATAATCAGCAAAATCATGCGAGTATTGTGGTATACCTCAGCCATGGTCTCGACAGAGTTATCCATCGCATCATTTTGGTAATTCACCAACTGCTTCACCGAGTCACGGTAATTGCGCTGAATTACGTTCAGGGTGTTATTGAATTCCGCGATAGCGACGTCGTTATTACCCGCCAGCGCATCACTAATAATTTTATCGCCAGACTTGATGAACTCGGCACGAAATCCGCGGACAACCCCCACTTGTTTACGGGCAAGCTCGCCTGAAGCATTGTTTTCCAGATTGTCGAGAAGACGACTAATTTCCTTGCGGTACGCCATAATCCGATCGACATATCCTTGACGCTGTTCCTGACCGGATACCAGCATCATCTGCAAATAAGCGACAAAATGCCCATTCACGTTATCGATGAGGTCATTCGCATCTACCGTTTGCGGATAAACCTCTTTGACGATATCTCTGGCACCATCCTGAAAAGAGGACAGTTTAGACAAAGAAAAAATACTCACGGTAAATAACATCAGAATCAAGATGGCAAATCCGCCTCCTAATCGATAGCCAATTCGCCAATTCGCTAAACTCATGTCTCACTCCTTTTAGGTAATACATAATAATGACTGCTGCTCGTCTAATAACGCCGCAGAGTGGGAAATTATCTTTTTTTCGGGAAAATAAATATGCTTTATGGGTGTATATAAATACCCACAAATGAGTAATTGCAGATGCACTTTCAACATAAATAAAACGTTAAAAAATACAAACAATCTCGCTCTATTGGTAACCCCAGAGCCGCCTCCATGCCGTCTACCTTATCGGCACAATATTCCCTAGCTTTATGACGGCGTCGATTAACTCCGCCGAAGAATAAATATATTGATAGCGGATAAATAATCCTTTTCGAGAAATAACCTACCAGTCGATGCAGAAAAACAAGGGGGATAGCGCGGCGATTTTATTAAAGGAAAGACAATATAGTTAATTTTCAGGAAGGAAGAAAATTTGCAGGGGAGAAATAATAAACAATCGAGATACGACGAAAAATAGTGCGTATTTTTATCTACTCGTTAGCTATACCCTAAATAATTCGAGTTTCAGGCAGGCGGCAAGGGAAGGAATCCCGATGAGCTTACACTGGTAAGTGATTCGGGTGAGTGAGCGCAGCCAACGCACATGCAACTTGAAGTATGACGGGCATATAAAAAAATCAGGGAGGCCATCGCCTCCCTGATTACATTAGCCATTAACTCTTACTGGGTTTCACGCAGACGCTGTGCTGCCTGAACCATATTCGCCAGAGCCTGACGCGTTTCCGGCCAGCCACGGGTTTTCAGACCGCAGTCCGGGTTCACCCACAGGCGTTCAGCAGGGATACGCTGCGCCGCTTTCTTCAACAGAGCTTCCATCCATTCCACGCTCGGGACGTTCGGGGAGTGGATATCATAAACGCCCGGACCGATTTCATTCGGGTACTCGAATTCTTCAAACGACTCCAGCAATTCCATATCGGAACGAGAGGTTTCAATCGTAATCACGTCAGCATCCAGCGCGGCGATAGAATCCATGATGTCATTGAACTCGCAATAACACATGTGGGTATGGATTTGCGTATCATCTTTCGCCACCGCGGCATTCAGACGGAAGGCATCCACTGCCCAGGCCAGATAAGCATCCCAGTCAGAGCGGTGCAGCGGCAGACCTTCACGCAGCGCCGGTTCGTCAATCTGGATGATACCAATGCCTGCGGCTTCCAAATCGGCCACTTCATCACGCAGCGCCAGTGCAATCTGCTTAGCGATGGTTTCACGCGTGACGTCTTCACGCGGGAAAGACCAGCACAGGATCGTCACCGGACCTGTCAGCATGCCTTTCATCGGCTTGTCGGTCAGAGACTGTGCGTATTTCGCCCATTCGACGGTGATCGCTTCTGGACGACTCACATCACCAATGATGACTGGCGGTTTCACGCAGCGAGAACCGTAGCTCTGCACCCAGCCGTTCTGGGTAAAGACGAACCCATCGAGATGCTCACCGAAGTACTCCACCATGTCGTTACGTTCGGCTTCACCGTGCACCAGTACGTCCAGCCCCAGACGCTCTTGCTCAGCCACGGCCTGCTTGATGTGCTCGGAAATGCCGGTGCGGTAGTTATTGCCATCCAGACGACCCTGTTTGAAATCCAGACGCAGGCCACGAATTTCGGTGGTTTGCGGGAAAGAACCAATCGTCGTCGTCGGCCATGCTGGCAGATTAAAGCGCTCACGCTGGGCATCCGCACGAACCGAATACACGTTCTGACGCTGGCTGTCCTGTGCAGTAATCGCCGCCAGACGCTGAGCAACGGCCGCGTTATTCACACGCGTCGAGGTACGGCGAGCGCGAATCGGCGCGCTGTAGGCGTCCAGTGCCTGCCCGTTGCCGCTGTTCAATGCCTGAGACAGCAGTGACAGCTCCGCACATTTCTGGATGGCAAAGGCAAACCAGCTCTTCACTTCATCATCCAGACGCACTTCCACACTCAAATCGATAGGGCTATGCAGCAGTGAACATGAGCTGCCCAGCCACAGATCGCGCGTCCCCACCAGCGGTTGCAGACGCTCGAACCAGTTACTCAGGTCAGCACGCCATACGTTACGGCCGTTAATCACCCCCAGAGACAGTACCCAGTTAGCAGGCAGTTGGGCGCTCAGCGTAGCGGCATCATCCTTACCGTGAACCAGATCGACATGTAGACCCTGAACCGGCAGCGTTTTGATCGTTTCCAGATTCTGGCTAACGCTATCGAAATAGGTCGTCAGCAGCAGTTTCACCTGACCTTGCAGGGCATCGTAAGCCGGTTTAAACGCGGCCAGCCACGCTTGCGGCAGTTCCAGCACCAGTGCAGGTTCATCAATCTGCACCCACTCAATGCCGCGCTTCGCCAGCTCAGCCAGCACCTGCTGGTAAACGGGCAGAATGTCCTGCAGTAGCGACAGACGGTCGAACTGCTCGCCTTTCACTTTGCCCAGCCATAAGTAGGTAACCGGGCCTAGCAGAACAGGCTTCACGTTATGGCCCAGCGCCAGTGCTTCGTCAACTTCATCCAGCAGTTGTGTCCAGGTCAGCTTGAACTGCTGCCCTTTGGTGAATTCCGGCACCATATAGTGATAGTTCGTGTTAAACCACTTGGTCATTTCTGCCGCAGCAGCAGGTTGACCGGTTGGCGCACGTCCGCGGCCAATACGGAACAGCGTATCCAGATCGACCGAGCCGTCTTTATTCTGATGGCGTGCAGGTACGTTACCCAGCAGCAGACTCGTGGTCAGCACATGGTCGTACCAGGCGAAATCACCCACTGGCAGCAGATCAACGCCAGCATCCTTCTGTTGTTGCCAATGGCGCGCACGTAGCTCGCGGCCAACGGTCAGCAACTCCTCCTGTGTCGCGTTACCTGCCCAGTAGCTTTCCTGCGCTTTTTTCAGTTCACGGCGTAATCCAACGCGCGGAAAACCCAGTGTGTGATTCACAATCGCCATCGTTAATTCCTCATTTAGCCGTCCAGATGTTTACACATCCATAATCCGCAGGTAGTGTAGTAAGCACAAGCGCAATTTATTCACTGTCACTGTGAAGGACTCTCATGATCGAATTCAAACACCTGCGAACGCTGCAAGCACTGCGCAATACCGGATCGTTAGCCGCCGCTGCCTCTGCACTTCACCAAACTCAATCGGCGTTATCCCACCAGTTCAGCGATCTGGAACAGCGCCTTGGGTTCAGGCTATTCGTGCGTAAAAGCCAGCCGCTGCGCTTTACGCCTCAGGGAGAAATTCTGTTGCAGCTGGCAGAGCAGGTGTTGCCGCAAATCCAGCAGGCGTTGCAATCGTGCCATGAGCCACACCAAACCACGCTACGTCTGGCTATTGAGTGCCATAGCTGTATTCAGTGGCTGACGCCTGCGCTAGACGAATTCCATCAGCACTGGCCGCAGGTGGCGATGGACTTTAAATCAGGCGTGACGTTCGATCCTCAGCCAGCACTTCAACAAGGCGAGCTGGATCTGGTTATGACCTCCGACATCATGCCGCGCAGTGGCCTGCACTATTCACCTCTGTTTGATTTTGAAGTCAGGCTGGCACTGGCTCCCGACCATCCGCTGGCAGGAAAAGAGAAGATCGAACCGGAGGATTTCACTGCCGAGACTCTGATGATCTATCCGGTACAGCGGCAACGGCTGGACGTCTGGCGTCACTTTTTGCAACCAGCAGGCATCAGTCCGACGCTGAAAAGCGTGGATAATACGCTGCTGCTGATTCAGATGGTCGCCGCCCGCATGGGCATCGCCGCGCTACCGCACTGGGTGGTGGAAAGCTTCGAGCGTCAGGGGCTGATTGTGACTAAATCGCTGGGTGACGGGCTGTGGAGCCGGTTGTACGCTGCCGTCCGCGACGGAGAGCAGCGCCAACCGGTGATTGATGCGTTTATTCGTTCGGCGCGTCAGCACGCTTGTGAGCACTTACCGTTTGTAAAGGACGCTTCACGACCCAACGCTGGTGTACCCACAGTGAGGACGTAATAATTATCGTCCCTACGATAAAGCTCAGCCAGTCTGGCGTTTTATGCCAGATAGCGAAGTTGACCAAGAGTCCAGCCGGCACGTGAAAGTTGTTCATTATGCTAAGCGTTCCGGCATCGACCTGAGTTGCGCCGTAGTTCCACATAAAATAACCCAGGCCAGAAGCGCCAACCCCAAGCCAGAGCAGAACACCCCACTGCAAGGTTGTGGTGGGTAATTTATCCAGATTGCCGAAGAGCAGCCACGCAACTATCGTTACGATTGACGCCCCCAGATAAAACCAGGAAAACGCGCAGTGCTGCGGCACCGGATAGAGCTCCATCAAGCGCTTATAGCCCACCTGACCCGCAGCAAAACATACGTTCGCCGCCTGAACCAGCAAGAACCCCCACCAGAAATGTTCACTCACGCCGTGATAGTGGATCACCGCCGCCCCGAATACTGCCAGCAGAGCGCTCATCACGTAACCCCAGCGCAGGCGCTGTCGGGCAAGCAAATCGTAAATCAGCGTGACGTACAGCGGTGTCATCACCGTGAAGAGTAAGAACTCAGGTACGGTCAGGTACAGGTAAGCCTGGAATACGAACAGGTACATGATACCCAGTTGGCAAGCACCCACTAACATATACAAGAAAATGACGCGCGGCGTGTAACCCCGCAAGCGTAAGAACGGCAAAAACACCACTGCCGCCGCCGTCAGGCGGAACATCGCAGAAAACCAGCTATCAACCTGACCCGCCAGATATTCGCCAATCAGGCTGAATGAAAATGCCCACAAAATAGTGGTGATAGTAAGTAATGGCACGACAGCATCCACTGAGAAAAAAGTATCGCCATTGTAACGGAGATGGCTGAATGGATTTCAGGCAATATGGTTTACATTAGAACAAATAACAAACAAATGAGAGCACTCCGTTTTCATACCACTCTCATGATGAAGAAGGGAACCCGAGGAAAAGTAAAATCTATCCTACAAAACAAAATTATCAGTACAAAAAACCATATTAATAAATATTCTATTTTATAAATTTAATATCAACGCCGACATCCCTATAATTAACATGGCTATACCATTATATATTTTAACAGGGACGAATTTATGAAAAGTATTTTATTGGCAACCCTTGCTTCATCACTTTTTTTCTCCTCATGGGTTAATGCTGAGGAAACGAAAACGGCTCCAGAAAATGAAGCTGCTGTTCAAGAAACTATAAAAGTAGCCATTGTAAACGCTAAACTCACTGATTCTAGTGAAGGATGTGATTGTAGTTATACAATAAAAAACCTGGCAAGCAGCCCACTAAAAAATTTTACGGCTTCAATTGTTATTAAGAATGAAGAAAGACTATTCAGATGTGATGCTGGTCATATCAACTATAAAAATCCAATACAGCCCAACGAATATAATGTCTCAACGAACCTAGCACTAGGCGGATCATGTGGAAAAAACCCAAAATTAACAATACTTTTTGTTCACAAATGTGAATACAGCGACCATTCTGAATGTAGTGATGAAAATGTTGACATCCGTGGTTCAGGACTTAATTGGCCGGAATAACACCAAAAATGAACCTCATTACATCATAGACTATGATGTAAAATTCCGTATTAACAGATAAATCCAGTATTATAATAACCAACACAGCTTTAATGACCTCAACATTCGAAGCCGTTAAAGCTGATAGCACGTATTCTTCATGCTTCAAGTGACTTGTGCGTTGACTATGCTGCCCAAATTATTCCGAGTGTAGATGTCATCTTTTTCTCAAAATATTCCAAGAAACCCACTAAATCTGCCATCTGAACCAGGCAAAGAAAACATTACCGTTATTGTATGTTCCGGGAATGTAAGTCGCCTGGAAAGAGAGCTTGCTGTAGCTTATTGATGCCAAAGGTAATAAGACGGGAATTGGAATATAGTTCCAGTTATCACGCATCGTGAAACCCGCCGTAAAGCCCAACCCCAGTTGAAAATCCTGATCGCTGGTTGGCCGCCAGCGCTTTTCATATCCATAGCCACCGATAGGCTCCCATTTGTTGTAGGAGTCTTTGAATGCCATGAGATAAAGCCCGTGCCAGTCCCCATCCTTATCCAGACGGGAAACACCATAGCCCGCGCCCCACGGTCTTTCATTGTACCTATCCGTCTTTTCTTTATCGTACGTCCAGCGGTTATGCCAGGTGATCGCCGGGATATAAATATCGTGGCTCTGCGGCGAATTCCAGGTCGTAGACAGATTATTTTTACTTCTCTGCCACCAGCTTTCATCCTGCTTATCCGACGCCGACTCACTGGAATCAACCGCGGCAGGTGCGAGATTTGCCGTGCTACTCGTATTATTTATGCTTTCTGCTGCGTAACTCAAAAAAGGGACAATGGGTAGTGTAATCAAACTCAACGTGATTAAAATTCGCTTCAAATACATATAAGGTTCTCTGTAACAGCGTCACGATTCCATTCAAACAAAGGTGATCCAAACAAAATTATTTTGGTTGTTACCAAAATATATAGTTCAGTTTACGTAATCTGCCTATATAGACGGGAAACTAAAGCAGCCTATTATGAAGGGATAAAGAGCAACTGTACTTAAATAGATAGCGGGTTCAGAGGTGCTTTCAGACGTTTCTTAGCCAAAATAACAAAAAACCACCTTATTTATCGGTGGCTTATATTCAGGTTGAGACACGTTCGAGATAGATAGACAAAACAGTGAATCGCCTGCGCAGTGGGATTAGATACCATCGCCATATTCGAAGCCGCGATTGATCCCGTTGAAATACTGATCCATATCCATAGCAGGTTTATCGCTTTCCGGGCGGCCGACAATACGAGCCGGAACACCTGCCGCCGTCGTATGTGGAGGCACCGATTGCAACACGACAGAACCAGCGCCAATTTTAGCGCCACAGCCAACCTCAATATTCCCCAGAATTTTCGCACCTGCGCCAATCATCACGCCCTCGCGAATTTTAGGGTGACGATCGCCGCTCGTTTTACCCGTACCGCCCAGCGTCACGGATTGCAGAATGGAAACATCGTTTTCAACGACAGCCGTTTCGCCGATCACAATGCCCGTTGCGTGATCGAGCATGATCCCGCAGCCGATTCTCGCCGCCGGGTGAATATCGACACCGAAAGAAACCGAGATCTGGTTCTGGAAATAGACCGCCAGCGCTTTACGATCCTGCGACCAAAGCCAGTGGCCAATGCGGTAAGCTTGTAATGCATGAAACCCTTTCAGGTAGAGCAGCGGCGTCGAATATTTATCCACCGCGGGGTCGCGCAGGCAAACGGCCTGAATATCGCGCGCGGCAGAAACGATCATCTGTGGATCGGCGCGGTAGGCTTCTTCCACGACTTCACGAATAGCAATCGCGGGCATGATCGCATTCGCCAGTTTGTTCGCCAGCATATAGCTCAATGCGCTACCCAGATTCTCGTGCTTCAGCAATGTGGCATGAAAAAAGCTGGCCAGCATCGGTTCACAGTCCGCGAGACTGCGCGCTTCTGCCTTGATATTGGTCCAGACCAGTTCCAGTTCTTCTGTCGACATTGCCTTACTCTCCGAGATACCACACACCACAACGTATATCTGTTCTCAAACAGTGGGCTTATTAGCACCACCGCTCGTATACAAGAAAATGAAGATACTATGAGCCTCCAGGATTAGGAAGCCCAGCATAGAACGACGTGTTTTATAACCTAGCGGTTTCGTCTTTACGCGTGCGCCCCAATAGGCTCAGCGCCGCCTCTCGGGCGTCTTTCCCACAATACAGCACCTGCCAGAGTTGCTCAGTAATCGGCATTTCAACACCGTAGCGCTGTGCTAATGCCAGCACCTCTTTCGTATTGCGGTACCCTTCAACAACCTGACCAATGCTATCCTGCGCGCTCTGTACATCCATTCCCTGCCCCAGCATCATGCCGAAGCGCCGGTTACGGGACTGATTATCAGTACAGGTCAACACCAGATCGCCAAGCCCCGCCATCCCCATGAAGGTGGTAGGATCGGCACCCAGCGCCGCACCAAGCCGGGTCATTTCTGCCAGCCCGCGGGTGATCAACGCGGTACGCGCATTCGCGCCAAACCCAATGCCGTCAGACATCCCGGCACCGAT
The nucleotide sequence above comes from Pectobacterium brasiliense. Encoded proteins:
- the metR gene encoding HTH-type transcriptional regulator MetR — translated: MIEFKHLRTLQALRNTGSLAAAASALHQTQSALSHQFSDLEQRLGFRLFVRKSQPLRFTPQGEILLQLAEQVLPQIQQALQSCHEPHQTTLRLAIECHSCIQWLTPALDEFHQHWPQVAMDFKSGVTFDPQPALQQGELDLVMTSDIMPRSGLHYSPLFDFEVRLALAPDHPLAGKEKIEPEDFTAETLMIYPVQRQRLDVWRHFLQPAGISPTLKSVDNTLLLIQMVAARMGIAALPHWVVESFERQGLIVTKSLGDGLWSRLYAAVRDGEQRQPVIDAFIRSARQHACEHLPFVKDASRPNAGVPTVRT
- the metE gene encoding 5-methyltetrahydropteroyltriglutamate--homocysteine S-methyltransferase — encoded protein: MAIVNHTLGFPRVGLRRELKKAQESYWAGNATQEELLTVGRELRARHWQQQKDAGVDLLPVGDFAWYDHVLTTSLLLGNVPARHQNKDGSVDLDTLFRIGRGRAPTGQPAAAAEMTKWFNTNYHYMVPEFTKGQQFKLTWTQLLDEVDEALALGHNVKPVLLGPVTYLWLGKVKGEQFDRLSLLQDILPVYQQVLAELAKRGIEWVQIDEPALVLELPQAWLAAFKPAYDALQGQVKLLLTTYFDSVSQNLETIKTLPVQGLHVDLVHGKDDAATLSAQLPANWVLSLGVINGRNVWRADLSNWFERLQPLVGTRDLWLGSSCSLLHSPIDLSVEVRLDDEVKSWFAFAIQKCAELSLLSQALNSGNGQALDAYSAPIRARRTSTRVNNAAVAQRLAAITAQDSQRQNVYSVRADAQRERFNLPAWPTTTIGSFPQTTEIRGLRLDFKQGRLDGNNYRTGISEHIKQAVAEQERLGLDVLVHGEAERNDMVEYFGEHLDGFVFTQNGWVQSYGSRCVKPPVIIGDVSRPEAITVEWAKYAQSLTDKPMKGMLTGPVTILCWSFPREDVTRETIAKQIALALRDEVADLEAAGIGIIQIDEPALREGLPLHRSDWDAYLAWAVDAFRLNAAVAKDDTQIHTHMCYCEFNDIMDSIAALDADVITIETSRSDMELLESFEEFEYPNEIGPGVYDIHSPNVPSVEWMEALLKKAAQRIPAERLWVNPDCGLKTRGWPETRQALANMVQAAQRLRETQ
- the cysE gene encoding serine O-acetyltransferase, translating into MSTEELELVWTNIKAEARSLADCEPMLASFFHATLLKHENLGSALSYMLANKLANAIMPAIAIREVVEEAYRADPQMIVSAARDIQAVCLRDPAVDKYSTPLLYLKGFHALQAYRIGHWLWSQDRKALAVYFQNQISVSFGVDIHPAARIGCGIMLDHATGIVIGETAVVENDVSILQSVTLGGTGKTSGDRHPKIREGVMIGAGAKILGNIEVGCGAKIGAGSVVLQSVPPHTTAAGVPARIVGRPESDKPAMDMDQYFNGINRGFEYGDGI
- the pagP gene encoding lipid IV(A) palmitoyltransferase PagP, whose amino-acid sequence is MYLKRILITLSLITLPIVPFLSYAAESINNTSSTANLAPAAVDSSESASDKQDESWWQRSKNNLSTTWNSPQSHDIYIPAITWHNRWTYDKEKTDRYNERPWGAGYGVSRLDKDGDWHGLYLMAFKDSYNKWEPIGGYGYEKRWRPTSDQDFQLGLGFTAGFTMRDNWNYIPIPVLLPLASISYSKLSFQATYIPGTYNNGNVFFAWFRWQI
- a CDS encoding methyl-accepting chemotaxis protein; this encodes MSLANWRIGYRLGGGFAILILMLFTVSIFSLSKLSSFQDGARDIVKEVYPQTVDANDLIDNVNGHFVAYLQMMLVSGQEQRQGYVDRIMAYRKEISRLLDNLENNASGELARKQVGVVRGFRAEFIKSGDKIISDALAGNNDVAIAEFNNTLNVIQRNYRDSVKQLVNYQNDAMDNSVETMAEVYHNTRMILLIILALGAVFGALIAWAITRSVTRPIEQALQVADRVAQGDLTSRITVTSKDETGLLLQSLDRMNTSLSTIVGQVRDGAETISTAASQITAGNQDLSSRTEEQASSLEETAASMEQLASTIKNTAENTQQATEIANKATGAAKQSGDVMLSVTQKMRGIRDSSQRMAEIIGVIDGIAFQTNILALNAAVEAARAGEQGRGFAVVAGEVRSLAQRSATAAREIKDLIDDSVSKIREGMELVDTAEETMGGLTAHVKDVHGIISEISQASREQSDGINQMNLAIGQIDTTTQQNAALVEESASAALSLQAQASVLAEAVSAFKIQSYGSSNAGSYAPMSMSTPALSLALANKE
- a CDS encoding carboxylate/amino acid/amine transporter, with amino-acid sequence MPLLTITTILWAFSFSLIGEYLAGQVDSWFSAMFRLTAAAVVFLPFLRLRGYTPRVIFLYMLVGACQLGIMYLFVFQAYLYLTVPEFLLFTVMTPLYVTLIYDLLARQRLRWGYVMSALLAVFGAAVIHYHGVSEHFWWGFLLVQAANVCFAAGQVGYKRLMELYPVPQHCAFSWFYLGASIVTIVAWLLFGNLDKLPTTTLQWGVLLWLGVGASGLGYFMWNYGATQVDAGTLSIMNNFHVPAGLLVNFAIWHKTPDWLSFIVGTIIITSSLWVHQRWVVKRPLQTVSAHKRADAPNE